In Verrucomicrobiota bacterium, the genomic window TTGGGCTTTGATGAGATGCCCTCGATAGCTCCTTTTTAAAGGCAAATGTTAAAAAGGTTTGAAGGAAATATTTTGAATGGCAGGAGCTTCGGTGCCAGAATAAGGGTTTTGCAGGGTTAGGAGTAAAAGATTGTTAAAAGGGGTCATCCAGATCGCATTCAAATTACTTCTAATAATGGTGTGACTGATAACTGGAGCTCAATTTTTTGTAAACCAACCCGGATCAAATAGATAAAGTTCCGGTTGGATATGACTCCAATGACTTACCGAATATACAAAATGACTTGTTTCAATTTTCTTAGATTATTGACACTTTCCGTATTGGTTGCAGCTCCCCTCGGGGCGGCAACTCTTTCGTTTAATAACTCTGGAGATTTTGATAATCAATTCACTAGAAATTCCGGGACAGGCGAAAATCGATATGAAGAAATTGCTTCGGTTGGTGTTGGTGGAAGTCGTGCCCTACAACGATCATCGAGTGGTTCCGAAACCATCTCGTATGCTAAAAATAATCCGCTTGGGAGTTTAGCGAATACAGCGAGTGTGTCTCTTCGCTTTAAATATTCGACCAACTCAACTGGTAGTGGCGGAGTCCCTCTCTTTTTTGGTATCACAACGAATGTCAATTTTGTTGGGACCGAAACAAATAATCCGTCCGACGACTATTTTGGCGTTGATCTCTCCCAGCGTCTTACGGGATCCAATGAGTCGAAAATAGTTTTGTTTAATGGAAATAATGGCACAAGATCAGTGACAGTCGATTCTGGCTTCGAAAACCTTACTCCGGGTTGGTATGAAATCGAAATCTCCTTGGAACAGGAGTCTGATTTATTCGATCTTGCGGTAGCCATGCATCGTTTATCTTTAGATGGCTTGAACAGGATTACTGAAGATGTTGTTACAGCTGCCGTTTCGAGTCTCACAAATAGTGACTTGTTAAGTGCAAGTAACCTATACTTTTATTTCGGAGGTTCGGACACCTTTACTCGAGGCGTTGAAGTAATTGATGAAATTGTATATTTAGGAATTGAGAATCCCGAAACCTTAACTGCCCCAAGCAATCTCATCGCGGGTGCAATTTCTGAAAGTCAAATTGATATTTCCTGGGTCGATAATTCTGATAATGAAACCAACTTTCGAGTTGAAAGGCGCCAAGGTACAGGAAAATGGAGTGAGCTCGTCGTTTTGCCAGCTAACACAAGCAGCTATTCTGATTCGGGGCTTTCGATAGAAACGAATTATTCTTATCGGGTTTTGGCATTTAATTCAATCGTTAGCTCTAACTTAAGCAATGAGGCTACGGCAACGACTTCAGGTGCTCCAATTCCAAACCCACCTTCTGAATTGGTGGCGTCGGCTTTTTCTTTGACCCAAGTGGATCTTTCCTGGACCGATAATTCTAATAACGAGACAAGCTTTCGGATTGAGAGAAAAATCGGAGGTGGGGCTTTTTCAAAACTGATTGATATCGATGGAAATCTTGAAAACTATTCGGATACCGGGCTTACTCCAGATACAACCTATACCTACCGAATTTTTGCTGAAAATGTAAATGGATTATCTGCTCCCAGTAATGAAGTCTCAATTACTACTCCAAACTCTCCCATCCCTGTTGCTCCGTCGAATCTTCGTTTAACTGATTCAAACCTGGTTCAAGTTTCCCTGGCGTGGGATGATAATTCTAACGATGAGCTTGGATTTCGAATTCAAAGAAAATCATCTGGAGGCGAATATGAGCAAATCGCCGAATTGCCAGCTGGCACTACAACTTTCGATGACACAGAAGTTAACGAGCTTGGAGATTACAGATATCGTGTTGTTTCATTTAATACAAACGGAGCATCCAGTTTTAGCAATCGAGTTAATATTGTCCTGCCTTTCATTGCTCCCAGCAATTTAACTGCACAGGCATTTCTAACTCCCAGGTGGAAATTGCATGGGAGAGTAATTCGATGATTAAAACGGGCTTCAGAATCGAACGGAAGGTGAGTGAAGGTCCCTACATCACTCTAGTCAACGTCGGGGGCAATATTGGTAGTTTTTCTGACGTAACCGTAAGTTCTCAGACTACCTATACATACCGGATTCTTGCTATTAGCTTTGAAGAATTTTCTGAGTATTCCAATGAAGCTTCTGTAACCACTCCGGCTTTGGTTCCATCCCAAGCACCATCCAAGCTGGTTATCGATAGTCAAGGTTTGGATAA contains:
- a CDS encoding fibronectin type III domain-containing protein; amino-acid sequence: MTCFNFLRLLTLSVLVAAPLGAATLSFNNSGDFDNQFTRNSGTGENRYEEIASVGVGGSRALQRSSSGSETISYAKNNPLGSLANTASVSLRFKYSTNSTGSGGVPLFFGITTNVNFVGTETNNPSDDYFGVDLSQRLTGSNESKIVLFNGNNGTRSVTVDSGFENLTPGWYEIEISLEQESDLFDLAVAMHRLSLDGLNRITEDVVTAAVSSLTNSDLLSASNLYFYFGGSDTFTRGVEVIDEIVYLGIENPETLTAPSNLIAGAISESQIDISWVDNSDNETNFRVERRQGTGKWSELVVLPANTSSYSDSGLSIETNYSYRVLAFNSIVSSNLSNEATATTSGAPIPNPPSELVASAFSLTQVDLSWTDNSNNETSFRIERKIGGGAFSKLIDIDGNLENYSDTGLTPDTTYTYRIFAENVNGLSAPSNEVSITTPNSPIPVAPSNLRLTDSNLVQVSLAWDDNSNDELGFRIQRKSSGGEYEQIAELPAGTTTFDDTEVNELGDYRYRVVSFNTNGASSFSNRVNIVLPFIAPSNLTAQAFLTPRWKLHGRVIR